One genomic region from Fictibacillus marinisediminis encodes:
- the spoVAC gene encoding stage V sporulation protein AC — protein sequence MSSKEQQQAYAEKIKPLQPKPPYFINCLKAFLVGGFICIIGEALQKFYMTYFNFNEQTAGNPTAATLILIAALLTGIGVYDKIGQFGGAGSAVPVTGFANAITSAALEHKSEGIVLGIATNLFKLAGAVIVFGAVSAYIFGMIRYAFKILM from the coding sequence ATGTCCAGTAAAGAACAGCAGCAGGCTTATGCCGAAAAAATCAAACCCTTGCAGCCGAAACCACCTTATTTCATAAACTGCCTGAAGGCATTTTTGGTGGGTGGATTCATCTGCATTATAGGTGAAGCCCTTCAGAAGTTTTATATGACCTATTTCAACTTTAATGAACAGACAGCAGGCAATCCAACTGCAGCTACACTGATCCTCATCGCGGCTTTGCTGACAGGCATCGGGGTGTATGACAAGATCGGACAGTTCGGCGGCGCAGGATCAGCTGTGCCGGTTACAGGGTTCGCCAACGCTATAACGAGCGCCGCTCTTGAACACAAGAGTGAAGGGATCGTATTAGGAATTGCTACCAACTTATTCAAACTTGCAGGTGCAGTTATTGTTTTCGGAGCTGTATCAGCCTATATCTTCGGAATGATCAGGTATGCGTTTAAAATACTAATGTAA
- a CDS encoding spore maturation protein has translation MSFINSFSIWFIPFLIGFILLYGTVKKVSTYEAFVEGGKEGFSLAVSMIPYLVGMLVSISVFRASGALDLLLDFGKPFFDFIHVPGEVVPLGLMRTISGSGALGITSDLIASNGPDSFIGRLASTIQGSTDTTFYVLTVYFGAVGIRKMGYALKVGLLADLIGFIASIIVVTIVFS, from the coding sequence ATGAGTTTCATAAATTCATTTTCAATCTGGTTTATCCCATTTTTGATCGGCTTTATTTTACTGTATGGAACAGTAAAAAAAGTTTCGACCTATGAAGCCTTTGTAGAAGGCGGAAAAGAAGGGTTCTCCCTCGCTGTCTCCATGATACCTTATCTGGTCGGAATGCTCGTTTCTATATCCGTGTTCCGGGCTTCAGGTGCGCTTGATCTCTTGCTTGATTTCGGGAAACCGTTCTTTGATTTTATTCACGTCCCCGGAGAAGTGGTGCCGCTCGGTCTGATGCGCACCATTTCAGGAAGCGGAGCACTTGGTATAACCTCTGATCTTATCGCTTCCAACGGGCCTGATTCATTCATAGGCAGACTGGCCTCTACGATTCAAGGAAGCACAGATACGACGTTCTATGTTTTAACCGTCTACTTTGGAGCGGTCGGCATCCGCAAGATGGGGTACGCGCTGAAAGTAGGACTCCTTGCTGACCTGATTGGATTTATCGCTTCTATCATCGTCGTTACCATCGTATTTTCATAG
- the spoVAD gene encoding stage V sporulation protein AD codes for MKLLGRQTWKFGEQVFLNSTGTAVGPMESEGPLGAMFDVKYNELHCNEKNWELAERRLMEDSITSCLNKAKLSNEDINFFLAGDLLNQVVTANYVARANEIPFLGVFGACSTSMESLAVGAALVDGGYANRVVAAVSSHNATAERQFRYPTEYGGQKPDTATFTVTGAGAALVSREPSSIKITSATIGKVKDFGIKDPFDMGSAMAPAAADTIAAHLKETGNDPDYYDLIVTGDLSAVGSPIVKMLLSEQGVDISKNHRDCGLMMYRPDQEVFAGGSGCACSAVVTYGHLVKELQSGNLTRILVVATGALLNPTMMQQKESIPTIAHGVVLESTKEVLK; via the coding sequence ATGAAACTGCTCGGCAGACAAACGTGGAAATTTGGAGAACAGGTCTTTTTAAATTCAACAGGAACGGCGGTAGGCCCAATGGAAAGTGAAGGCCCGCTCGGAGCGATGTTTGATGTAAAGTACAACGAACTTCATTGTAATGAAAAGAACTGGGAACTCGCAGAGCGCCGTTTGATGGAAGATTCAATCACGAGCTGTCTGAACAAGGCAAAATTGTCAAACGAGGATATTAATTTTTTCCTTGCAGGCGATCTGCTCAATCAGGTTGTAACAGCAAACTATGTGGCAAGAGCTAATGAAATTCCTTTCCTTGGTGTCTTCGGAGCCTGTTCCACTTCGATGGAATCTCTTGCAGTCGGTGCTGCCCTGGTGGATGGGGGCTACGCCAATCGGGTAGTGGCAGCCGTAAGTTCACATAACGCTACAGCTGAACGCCAATTCCGGTACCCGACTGAATATGGCGGACAGAAGCCGGATACGGCAACGTTCACGGTGACAGGAGCGGGGGCTGCTCTCGTCAGCAGAGAACCATCATCCATAAAAATAACCTCAGCCACGATTGGAAAAGTAAAAGACTTTGGGATCAAGGATCCTTTTGATATGGGTTCAGCGATGGCGCCTGCAGCAGCAGATACTATCGCGGCTCACCTTAAAGAGACAGGGAATGACCCGGATTACTACGATTTAATCGTAACAGGGGATCTTTCAGCAGTCGGTTCACCGATCGTTAAGATGCTCTTAAGTGAGCAAGGAGTAGATATCTCAAAGAATCACAGAGATTGCGGTCTGATGATGTACCGTCCTGATCAGGAAGTGTTTGCCGGCGGAAGCGGCTGTGCCTGCTCTGCAGTCGTAACATACGGCCACCTTGTAAAAGAACTTCAATCAGGTAATTTGACCCGGATTTTAGTCGTAGCCACTGGGGCACTCCTGAATCCGACGATGATGCAGCAGAAAGAATCCATTCCAACGATTGCTCACGGAGTAGTTCTTGAAAGTACAAAGGAGGTGCTTAAGTAA
- a CDS encoding type III polyketide synthase encodes MPKIVSVQTTNLPHKLEQEQALEFARGLFSQSFKDIERLLKVFHNGEIATRHFAKPLEWFKETHSFQEKNDFYIETATKYGGRAIKKCLQDSPFLRRNIEYKEIDAIFFISSSGFSTPSIEARIMNELPFSPHTKRVPIWGLGCAGGASGFSRAYDYCRAYPRANVLVLSVELCSLTFQHDDHSKSNLVGTSLFSDGVGCALLCGDESDAAEASALQAIPEVKDTMSTLMPNSEEVMGWDVKDNGLYVVFSRDIPNIIRGWLKPNVDGFLEKNSLTGRDIKHFIAHPGGKKVLDAYIDALEIPPEKTEISKAVLKEFGNMSSATVFYVMERFMARMPERGETGLMAALGPGFSSELLYIQWT; translated from the coding sequence ATGCCCAAAATTGTATCCGTTCAAACAACGAATCTTCCACATAAACTGGAACAAGAACAGGCTCTCGAATTTGCACGGGGATTATTTTCTCAGTCATTTAAAGATATTGAGAGACTTCTTAAGGTGTTTCACAATGGCGAGATTGCGACCCGCCATTTTGCGAAGCCGCTGGAGTGGTTCAAAGAAACGCACTCTTTTCAGGAGAAGAACGATTTTTACATCGAAACCGCAACCAAGTATGGCGGAAGAGCGATTAAAAAATGTCTGCAGGATTCTCCCTTTTTAAGAAGGAATATTGAATATAAGGAGATTGATGCGATTTTCTTTATTTCCAGTTCAGGTTTTTCCACACCGAGCATTGAGGCAAGAATCATGAATGAACTGCCTTTCTCACCTCATACAAAACGGGTGCCGATCTGGGGGCTTGGCTGTGCGGGAGGGGCATCGGGTTTTTCCCGAGCCTATGATTATTGCCGGGCGTATCCGAGAGCAAACGTCCTCGTACTGAGTGTGGAGCTGTGCAGCTTAACGTTTCAGCATGATGATCACAGTAAAAGCAACCTTGTAGGCACATCGCTTTTTTCAGACGGGGTCGGCTGTGCGCTTCTTTGCGGCGATGAGTCGGATGCGGCAGAAGCCTCAGCACTTCAAGCGATACCTGAAGTGAAAGATACGATGTCCACACTTATGCCGAACTCTGAAGAGGTCATGGGGTGGGATGTGAAAGATAACGGACTCTATGTGGTATTTTCAAGGGACATACCGAATATCATCCGGGGCTGGCTGAAACCGAACGTGGACGGGTTCCTCGAAAAGAACAGCTTAACCGGCAGGGATATCAAACACTTTATCGCTCATCCGGGAGGAAAAAAAGTATTAGATGCCTACATTGATGCTCTTGAGATACCGCCGGAAAAGACAGAGATTTCCAAAGCCGTGCTGAAGGAGTTTGGCAATATGTCGTCAGCTACGGTGTTTTATGTGATGGAAAGGTTTATGGCAAGAATGCCTGAACGGGGTGAAACCGGACTGATGGCAGCGCTTGGACCCGGTTTTTCTTCTGAACTGCTATACATACAATGGACATAA
- the spoVAE gene encoding stage V sporulation protein AE gives MEYLWAFLVGGAICVVGQLMMDVFKLTPAHVTTSFVVVGAALDAFGIYDNLIKFAGAGATVPITSFGHNLLHGAMASADDHGFIGIAMGIFELTSAGISSAILFGFLVALIFKPKG, from the coding sequence ATGGAGTATTTATGGGCATTTTTAGTCGGAGGCGCCATATGTGTAGTCGGCCAGCTCATGATGGATGTGTTTAAATTAACTCCTGCACACGTCACCACCTCCTTTGTTGTCGTTGGAGCAGCGCTGGATGCATTTGGAATTTATGATAATCTTATTAAATTTGCAGGTGCAGGAGCTACTGTTCCGATCACGAGCTTTGGGCATAACCTGCTGCATGGTGCGATGGCATCAGCAGACGATCATGGGTTTATTGGAATAGCCATGGGAATCTTTGAACTGACTTCTGCCGGTATCTCATCTGCCATTCTATTCGGTTTTCTGGTCGCATTAATATTTAAGCCTAAGGGGTGA
- a CDS encoding D-alanyl-D-alanine carboxypeptidase family protein has product MLYTSKKWILPILIAVMVFPYAPFSAHADGPGVSARAAILMDQDSGRILYARNEHRPMRIASITKIMTAILAIESGKLQDRVTVSEKATKTEGSSLYLKPGEHISLNDLVYGLMLRSGNDSAVAIAEYVGGSLDGFVYMMNQKAREIGMKNTLFRNPHGLDDHDDHYSTAYDMAVLTRYAMENPQYREISSSAIYRSPQEGEKWDRVWRNKNKMLKRYPYSTGGKTGYTRLAKRTLVSTAKKDGMGLIAVTLNDPDDWEDHAVMFNWGYRTFHLASIVKKGVVDGIKLKAYKNKIEASRDFRYPLMKSEKKEVQKSVTLYQPPKGGKWKEGAIPKPIGKMKVMLGETMIADLPLYYEGKGLVKEDSKTFWSVFKDMVASLFSISSGVRHG; this is encoded by the coding sequence ATGCTCTATACATCGAAAAAATGGATACTGCCGATATTAATAGCCGTAATGGTCTTTCCTTACGCGCCATTTTCAGCTCATGCTGATGGTCCTGGTGTTTCCGCGAGAGCTGCTATCCTCATGGATCAGGATTCAGGAAGAATCCTTTATGCCAGAAATGAACACCGGCCGATGCGGATCGCCAGCATCACCAAAATCATGACTGCTATACTCGCGATTGAATCCGGAAAACTTCAGGACCGTGTGACGGTCAGCGAAAAAGCGACCAAAACGGAAGGTTCTTCACTTTATTTAAAACCAGGTGAGCATATTTCCCTAAATGATCTGGTATATGGTTTAATGCTTCGCTCAGGGAATGATTCAGCTGTAGCCATCGCAGAGTATGTCGGAGGAAGCCTTGATGGTTTCGTTTACATGATGAATCAAAAAGCTCGGGAAATCGGCATGAAGAACACGCTTTTCCGCAACCCGCACGGACTTGATGATCATGATGACCATTACTCCACCGCCTATGATATGGCGGTGCTCACACGTTATGCCATGGAGAATCCTCAGTACCGAGAGATATCGTCCTCTGCTATCTACCGGTCTCCTCAAGAAGGCGAGAAGTGGGATCGGGTTTGGCGAAACAAAAATAAAATGCTTAAACGGTATCCCTATTCTACGGGAGGAAAGACAGGCTATACCAGGCTTGCAAAACGAACACTCGTATCGACAGCCAAGAAAGACGGAATGGGGCTCATTGCGGTAACGCTGAACGATCCGGATGACTGGGAAGATCATGCAGTTATGTTTAATTGGGGCTATCGGACGTTTCACCTTGCCAGCATCGTGAAAAAAGGGGTCGTTGACGGAATCAAGCTGAAAGCCTATAAAAATAAGATTGAAGCTTCAAGAGATTTTCGATACCCTCTCATGAAAAGCGAGAAAAAAGAAGTTCAGAAATCAGTCACTCTATACCAGCCTCCAAAAGGAGGGAAGTGGAAAGAAGGAGCCATTCCCAAACCGATTGGAAAAATGAAAGTCATGCTGGGGGAAACGATGATCGCCGATCTGCCTTTATATTATGAAGGAAAAGGATTGGTGAAGGAAGACAGCAAGACATTCTGGAGTGTGTTCAAGGACATGGTGGCTTCCCTTTTCTCAATCAGCTCAGGTGTAAGACATGGTTAA
- a CDS encoding peptidylprolyl isomerase, with translation MKKGSIEFENGEKISIELFPEEAPGTVANFEKLANEGFYNGVTFHRVIPGFVAQGGDPTGTGAGGPGYTIKCETAGNPHKHVAGSLSMAHAGKDTGGSQFFIVHEPQPHLNGVHTVFGQVTEGMDTVLRIKQGDVMKEVKVWEE, from the coding sequence ATGAAAAAAGGTTCTATCGAATTTGAAAACGGTGAAAAAATTTCCATCGAGCTTTTTCCGGAAGAAGCACCGGGGACAGTAGCCAACTTTGAAAAATTAGCGAACGAAGGTTTCTATAATGGGGTAACATTCCATCGTGTGATTCCTGGTTTCGTAGCACAAGGCGGAGACCCGACAGGAACAGGTGCAGGCGGCCCTGGCTATACGATCAAATGCGAAACAGCCGGAAACCCTCACAAACACGTAGCTGGTTCTCTTTCAATGGCACATGCCGGCAAAGACACAGGCGGAAGCCAGTTCTTTATCGTTCATGAGCCGCAGCCGCATTTAAACGGCGTTCATACTGTTTTCGGACAAGTTACCGAAGGCATGGACACGGTTCTAAGAATCAAACAAGGCGATGTAATGAAAGAAGTTAAAGTTTGGGAAGAATAA
- the scpB gene encoding SMC-Scp complex subunit ScpB — protein sequence MSQSAEHKAVIEGLIFVSGEEGIEKKQIADVLQISMDAAEELLDELVKDYKSDTRGMEIIEIAGSFQFVTKREHAGYYERLVSAPSHSSLSQAALETLAIIAYKQPITRAEIEEVRGVKTEKPLQTLSSKGLIKETGRAEGTGRAILYGTTKNFLEHFGLKSLHELPPLPEKVNDQSIEEEADLFFSKFQETME from the coding sequence TTGAGTCAATCAGCAGAACATAAAGCGGTCATTGAAGGGCTAATATTTGTTTCGGGGGAAGAGGGTATTGAAAAAAAGCAGATAGCAGACGTTCTGCAGATCAGCATGGATGCGGCTGAAGAGCTTCTTGATGAGCTGGTCAAAGACTACAAGTCTGATACGAGAGGCATGGAAATCATTGAAATCGCCGGTTCATTCCAGTTTGTTACGAAGCGCGAACATGCCGGCTATTATGAAAGGCTTGTATCTGCTCCCTCCCACTCCAGCCTGTCACAGGCCGCTTTGGAAACACTTGCAATCATCGCCTATAAACAGCCGATCACGAGGGCTGAAATAGAGGAAGTCAGAGGGGTAAAGACTGAAAAGCCGCTGCAGACGCTCTCTTCTAAAGGGCTCATCAAAGAAACAGGCCGTGCAGAAGGAACCGGCCGGGCTATTCTATACGGTACGACAAAGAATTTTCTGGAGCATTTTGGTTTAAAGTCATTGCACGAACTTCCGCCGCTCCCTGAGAAAGTGAACGATCAATCGATTGAAGAGGAAGCGGATCTGTTTTTTTCAAAGTTTCAAGAAACGATGGAATAA
- a CDS encoding nucleoside recognition domain-containing protein gives MVNYIWVGMMVTGFIVAMLTGNVDKVNAAVFKSAQEAVTISLGMVSILVFWLGLMKIAEKGGLLEMLALLFRPIVKRLFPDVPEGHPALGYILSNMVANLFGLGNAATPMGIKAMEQLKKLNGGKNEASRSMITLLAINTSSITLIPTTIIAIRMNYGSSNPTDIVGTTLLATGVSTVFALCIDRFFYYRSSRKGKK, from the coding sequence ATGGTTAATTACATCTGGGTGGGGATGATGGTGACAGGGTTCATTGTCGCCATGCTGACTGGAAACGTCGATAAGGTGAACGCGGCTGTTTTTAAAAGCGCACAGGAAGCAGTAACGATCAGTCTAGGTATGGTCAGTATCCTTGTTTTTTGGCTCGGCCTCATGAAAATTGCCGAAAAGGGCGGACTGCTGGAAATGCTTGCCCTTCTGTTCCGTCCAATCGTCAAGCGCCTCTTTCCGGATGTGCCCGAAGGCCATCCTGCACTCGGCTATATTTTATCCAATATGGTAGCTAATCTTTTTGGCCTTGGAAACGCAGCCACACCAATGGGGATCAAAGCGATGGAACAGCTGAAGAAACTGAACGGCGGGAAAAATGAAGCGAGCCGCTCGATGATCACCCTGCTGGCGATCAACACATCAAGCATCACGCTGATTCCAACAACGATTATAGCGATCAGAATGAATTATGGATCTTCCAATCCTACAGACATTGTCGGGACTACGCTGCTCGCAACGGGAGTCTCGACGGTGTTTGCACTTTGTATTGACCGTTTTTTCTATTATCGGTCAAGCAGGAAGGGGAAGAAATAG
- a CDS encoding stage V sporulation protein AE has protein sequence MGKKRVILITDGDLYALRAVEHVARKIGGRCISQSWGNPSKISGHQLVRMIMQTPHDPVLVMFDDCGFRGEGPGELAMRIVCSQPDIEVLGAIAVASKTHHSEWTKVHFSIDRYGSFTEYGIDKSGVPDFETGRINGDTVYILDELNLPIVIGIGDIGKMAGHDAVEKGAPITSMAVETILERSGYNAGVERKAKDTNQ, from the coding sequence TTGGGAAAGAAGCGTGTCATCCTCATTACAGACGGAGATTTATATGCTTTGCGAGCAGTAGAGCATGTAGCCAGAAAAATAGGTGGACGCTGTATTTCCCAGTCCTGGGGGAACCCTTCGAAAATAAGCGGGCACCAGCTTGTAAGAATGATAATGCAGACGCCCCACGATCCCGTCCTCGTCATGTTCGATGATTGCGGATTCCGCGGCGAAGGCCCGGGAGAACTCGCAATGAGAATTGTGTGCAGCCAACCGGACATCGAGGTCCTCGGCGCAATAGCTGTCGCATCCAAAACCCATCATTCGGAATGGACTAAAGTTCATTTTTCCATTGACCGGTATGGGAGCTTTACAGAATACGGGATTGACAAGAGTGGTGTTCCCGATTTTGAGACAGGCAGGATCAACGGAGATACCGTCTATATACTTGATGAATTGAACCTCCCGATCGTCATCGGTATCGGTGATATCGGAAAGATGGCCGGCCATGACGCAGTGGAAAAAGGAGCCCCGATTACAAGTATGGCGGTTGAAACCATTTTAGAAAGGAGCGGTTATAATGCAGGGGTCGAAAGAAAGGCAAAAGACACCAATCAGTAA
- the lysA gene encoding diaminopimelate decarboxylase — protein sequence MYLHGTSSINDDNHLTIGGVDTVQLAREYGTPLYIYDVELIRKRARSFKKAFEEQGIKAQVAYASKAFSCLAQVQLMDEEGMSLDVVSGGELYTALSAGFPADRIHFHGNNKSYEELQYALQSEIGCFVVDNFHELRMLESLCNQLNKNTSILLRITPGIEAHTHEYILTGQEDSKFGFDLQNGQAEQAVLESLESHCLNLLGVHFHIGSQIFETTGFVLAIQKLYEYLGKWDKEFSFFPEVLNLGGGFGIRYTEEDEPLEPKEYIDAMIQEITRLSTSASVAVPEIWIEPGRSLVGDAGTTIYSIGSQKDIPSVRHYVAVDGGMSDNIRPALYQAQYEAALANRAGEKGTKKVSIAGKCCESGDMLIWDIILPETKSGDLLAVFCTGAYGYSMSNNYNRIPRPAVVFAEKGEARLVVKRESYEDLLRLDLPLKNGVFAGN from the coding sequence ATGTATTTACATGGTACTAGTTCAATCAATGATGACAATCACTTAACAATTGGCGGGGTTGACACCGTTCAGCTGGCGCGTGAATATGGTACACCGCTTTATATTTATGATGTAGAGCTGATCCGAAAGCGTGCGAGGTCGTTCAAGAAAGCGTTTGAGGAACAAGGGATCAAAGCACAAGTGGCTTATGCAAGCAAAGCGTTCTCATGTTTGGCGCAAGTCCAGCTGATGGACGAGGAGGGAATGAGCCTGGATGTCGTATCAGGCGGGGAGCTGTATACCGCTCTTTCAGCTGGTTTTCCGGCAGATCGTATTCATTTTCATGGAAACAACAAAAGTTACGAGGAACTTCAATATGCTCTTCAATCGGAGATCGGATGTTTTGTTGTCGATAACTTTCATGAACTCCGCATGCTCGAAAGCCTTTGCAATCAGCTGAACAAGAACACATCCATCTTGCTGAGGATCACTCCGGGTATTGAAGCTCATACACACGAGTACATCCTGACTGGGCAGGAGGATTCCAAGTTCGGTTTTGACCTTCAGAACGGCCAGGCAGAACAGGCGGTTCTAGAGTCGCTTGAATCACACTGTCTGAACCTCTTGGGCGTTCATTTCCATATCGGTTCACAAATCTTTGAGACCACGGGATTTGTTCTGGCGATTCAAAAGCTTTACGAATATCTCGGTAAATGGGACAAAGAATTTTCTTTCTTTCCTGAAGTCCTGAACCTCGGAGGCGGATTCGGCATCCGCTATACAGAAGAAGATGAACCGCTCGAACCGAAAGAATACATTGACGCGATGATCCAGGAGATCACCAGGTTATCTACTAGCGCCTCTGTTGCTGTTCCGGAAATTTGGATTGAACCCGGGCGTTCACTGGTCGGAGATGCAGGAACGACCATCTACTCGATCGGCTCTCAAAAAGATATACCTTCTGTCCGTCATTATGTGGCTGTCGACGGGGGCATGAGCGATAACATTCGTCCTGCTCTATATCAAGCCCAGTATGAAGCCGCGCTTGCAAACCGTGCCGGTGAAAAAGGGACGAAAAAAGTTTCAATCGCCGGGAAATGCTGTGAATCAGGGGATATGCTGATCTGGGACATCATACTCCCGGAGACGAAGAGCGGAGACTTGCTCGCTGTCTTCTGCACGGGTGCTTATGGATATTCCATGTCCAACAACTATAACCGCATACCCCGGCCGGCGGTCGTTTTTGCTGAAAAAGGGGAAGCTCGCCTCGTTGTGAAAAGAGAGTCTTACGAAGATCTTTTACGCCTGGATCTTCCTTTAAAGAACGGCGTGTTTGCCGGCAATTAA
- a CDS encoding isoprenylcysteine carboxyl methyltransferase family protein — protein sequence MIVFFLFLGALILQRLAELVIARRNETFLFSKGAFEAGQEHYKWMVAIHASFFVSLLLEVPLFHKEPASWWWIPFSLFLLAQMARVWCLRSLGAFWNTKIIILPGAQVVASGPYKYIRHPNYCIVTMEIITIPLVFQAYFTALLFLVLNAVILSVRIPAEEKALQEATDYGQRFDGKHRFLPGDET from the coding sequence ATGATCGTGTTTTTTCTTTTTCTAGGTGCACTGATTCTTCAAAGGCTTGCAGAGCTAGTAATCGCAAGGAGGAATGAAACGTTTCTTTTTTCTAAAGGGGCGTTTGAAGCAGGACAGGAACATTACAAATGGATGGTGGCGATTCATGCTTCATTTTTTGTCTCATTGCTCCTTGAAGTCCCACTATTCCATAAAGAGCCTGCCTCCTGGTGGTGGATCCCTTTCTCTCTTTTTTTACTCGCCCAGATGGCCCGTGTTTGGTGCCTCAGATCGCTCGGAGCCTTTTGGAACACGAAAATTATTATTCTGCCTGGGGCCCAAGTGGTGGCAAGTGGGCCTTACAAATATATCAGACACCCAAACTATTGTATCGTAACCATGGAGATCATCACGATCCCTCTTGTCTTTCAGGCCTATTTCACAGCTCTTCTTTTTCTTGTTTTAAACGCTGTTATCCTATCTGTCCGAATTCCGGCAGAAGAGAAAGCCCTTCAGGAGGCAACCGATTACGGACAGCGATTCGACGGGAAACACAGATTCTTACCTGGTGACGAAACATAA
- a CDS encoding DUF309 domain-containing protein, whose translation MYPEAYIEYLAYFHGSRDFFECHEVLEEHWKSEGQQNGVWVGLIQVAVSLYHQRRGNDIGAFRMMKSAIGKLTAHKEDLTRLGLDGTALLERLMIRLDEIECRKPFTDLNFPVADEALMDQCCRCIEKQGSVWGNESNMADETIMHKHKLRDRSEVILEREAQKQLRMKKKS comes from the coding sequence ATGTACCCAGAAGCATACATTGAATACCTTGCCTACTTCCACGGATCGAGGGACTTTTTCGAATGCCATGAAGTACTTGAAGAGCATTGGAAAAGCGAAGGTCAGCAAAACGGCGTCTGGGTCGGATTGATCCAGGTCGCGGTCTCACTCTACCATCAGCGCAGAGGCAATGACATTGGAGCGTTCAGAATGATGAAGAGCGCAATCGGTAAACTGACCGCACATAAAGAGGATCTCACGAGGCTCGGTCTTGATGGCACAGCGCTGCTAGAAAGGCTCATGATAAGATTGGATGAGATCGAATGCCGAAAGCCTTTTACAGACCTGAATTTCCCTGTTGCAGATGAAGCACTCATGGACCAGTGCTGCCGCTGTATCGAAAAACAAGGCTCGGTTTGGGGCAATGAAAGCAATATGGCGGATGAAACGATCATGCACAAGCATAAACTGCGTGACCGGAGTGAAGTTATTTTAGAACGTGAAGCGCAAAAGCAGCTGCGGATGAAAAAGAAGAGCTGA
- a CDS encoding segregation/condensation protein A, which translates to MKYSVKVDAFEGPLDLLLHLITSYEIDIYDIPVAAITEQYMNYIHTMQELKLDVASEYLVMAATLLAIKSKMLLPKQDVLDLDQQMEIEMDEDPREDLVRRLIEYRKFKQAAVGLKEKETARSMIFTREAMDLTYYENQEEEINPVANVTIYDMLAAMQKIFTKKLEKAPRKTTIERQEIPIETRMKQIINEIRYSSGRKKFSDLFTSSNREHLVVTFLAVLELMKTKDVTCEQENNFSEIFIYATKENEV; encoded by the coding sequence ATGAAGTATAGCGTGAAAGTCGATGCATTTGAAGGTCCTCTCGATCTGCTCCTGCATCTGATCACTTCGTACGAGATCGATATATACGATATACCCGTTGCTGCGATTACAGAGCAATATATGAACTATATACATACGATGCAGGAATTAAAATTGGATGTCGCCAGTGAATACCTGGTCATGGCGGCAACGCTTCTCGCCATCAAGAGCAAGATGCTGCTCCCAAAACAGGACGTACTGGATCTTGATCAGCAGATGGAGATTGAGATGGATGAAGATCCCCGGGAAGATCTCGTACGCAGGCTTATTGAATATCGAAAATTTAAGCAGGCGGCAGTCGGCCTGAAGGAGAAAGAAACGGCCAGAAGCATGATCTTTACAAGAGAGGCTATGGATCTGACGTACTATGAAAACCAAGAAGAAGAGATCAATCCCGTAGCTAACGTAACGATCTATGATATGCTCGCCGCAATGCAGAAGATTTTTACTAAAAAACTCGAGAAGGCGCCGAGAAAAACAACGATTGAGCGCCAGGAGATCCCGATTGAGACAAGGATGAAGCAGATCATCAATGAGATCCGTTATTCGAGCGGCAGAAAGAAATTTTCCGATCTTTTCACCTCCTCAAACCGGGAACATCTTGTTGTCACTTTTCTGGCTGTGCTGGAGTTAATGAAGACAAAAGATGTGACATGTGAGCAAGAAAACAATTTTAGCGAAATTTTTATTTATGCAACAAAGGAGAATGAAGTTTGA